In a single window of the Elaeis guineensis isolate ETL-2024a chromosome 6, EG11, whole genome shotgun sequence genome:
- the LOC105034489 gene encoding dnaJ protein homolog, whose product MFGRPPKKSDNTRYYEILGVPKNASQDDLKKAYRKAAIKNHPDKGGDPEKFKELAQAYEVLSDPEKREIYDQYGEDALKEGMGGGGGGHDPFDIFQSFFGGNPFGGGGSSRGRRQRRGEDVIHPLKVSLEDLYNGTSKKLSLSRNVICQKCKGKGSKSGASMKCAGCQGSGMKVSIRQLGPSMIQQMQHPCNECKGTGETINEKDRCPQCKGEKVVQEKKVLQVVVEKGMQNGQKITFPGEADEAPDTVTGDIVFVLQQKDHPKFKRKGDDLFFEHTLSLTEALCGFQFVLTHLDNRQLLIKSNPGEVVKPDQFKAINDEGMTLYQRPFMRGKLYIHFAVDFPDSLTPDQCKAIEAVLPPKPVSQLTDMEIDECEETTLHDVNIEEEMRRKQAQAQEAYEEDEEAHGGAQRVQCAQQ is encoded by the exons ATGTTTGGGAGGCCGCCGAAGAAGAGCGACAACACGAGGTACTATGAGATTCTTGGGGTGCCGAAGAACGCATCTCAGGATGACCTGAAGAAGGCCTACCGGAAGGCCGCCATCAAGAACCACCCCGACAAGGGCGGCGACCCCGAGAAG TTCAAAGAGTTGGCCCAGGCCTACGAGGTTCTGAGTGATCCTGAGAAGCGTGAGATATATGATCAGTATGGAGAGGATGCTCTCAAGGAAGGAATGGGTGGTGGCGGTGGCGGCCATGACCCATTcgatatcttccaatctttcttCGGTGGAAACCCCTTTGGCG GAGGTGGAAGCAGCCGAGGCCGAAGGCAGAGGAGGGGAGAAGATGTGATCCATCCTCTGAAGGTTTCTTTGGAAGACCTGTACAATGGGACATCAAAGAAGCTCTCTCTTTCTCGAAATGTCATCTGCCAGAAGTGCAAGGG TAAGGGTTCAAAATCTGGTGCCTCGATGAAATGCGCTGGCTGTCAGGGTTCCGGTATGAAGGTCTCGATTCGTCAGCTGGGACCTTCCATGATTCAACAAATGCAGCACCCTTGCAATGAGTGCAAGGGAACTGGGGAGACCATTAATGAGAAGGATAGGTGCCCACAGTGCAAGGGTGAGAAGGTTGTGCAGGAGAAGAAAGTGCTGCAGGTTGTTGTTGAGAAGGGAATGCAGAACGGCCAGAAGATAACGTTCCCTGGAGAGGCTGATGAAGCT CCTGATACGGTTACAGGAGATATCGTGTTTGTGCTACAACAAAAGGATCATCCCAAGTTCAAGAGAAAGGGTGATGATCTCTTCTTTGAGCATACATTGTCCCTCACTGAGGCCCTCTGTGGCTTCCAGTTTGTCTTGACCCATCTGGACAACAGGCAGTTGCTCATTAAGTCGAACCCTGGTGAAGTCGTCAAGCCCG ATCAATTCAAGGCCATCAATGATGAAGGTATGACGCTGTACCAGAGGCCTTTTATGAGGGGAAAACTCTACATCCACTTTGCGGTGGATTTCCCGGATTCGTTGACGCCTGACCAGTGCAAAGCTATTGAAGCTGTGCTTCCCCCAAAGCCTGTTTCCCAGCTGACAGACATGGAGATAGATGAGTGTGAGGAGACTACTTTGCATGATGTTAACATCGAGGAGGAGATGCGGAGGAAGCAGGCACAGGCACAGGAAGCAtacgaggaggatgaggaggctcATGGTGGTGCCCAGAGAGTTCAGTGCGCTCAACAATAA
- the LOC105034490 gene encoding uncharacterized protein: MAARFGLLPALLLAFCLLFPSAAVASSFEYCKKGADYAVNVSGIDISPFPIARGELTTFTISAYTGDVISEGKLVIDVKYLWFHVYQETHDLCSETSCPVSAGAFELSHKQTLPMVTPPGWYTLTMTMMEEDGKPLTCITFDFSIGFMSSVADS, from the exons ATGGCCGCTCGTTTCGGGCTCCTACCCGCTCTTCTTCTGGCCTTCTGCCTCCTCTTCCCTTCCGCTGCCGTCGCCTCCTCGTTCGAGTACTGCA AAAAGGGAGCTGACTATGCAGTTAATGTCAGTGGCATTGACATATCTCCATTTCCAATTGCTCGGGGAGAGCTGACTACATTCACTATCTCAGCATATACTG GGGATGTCATCTCTGAAGGAAAGTTGGTGATTGATGTCAAGTATTTATGGTTTCATGTATATCAGGAAACTCATGACCTTTGCAGTGAGACATCATGCCCAGTCTCAGCCGGTGCGTTTGAGCTATCCCACAAGCAGACACTTCCTATGGTTACACCACCG GGATGGTACACACTTACAATGACAATGATGGAAGAAGATGGGAAGCCACTGACATGCATCACCTTCGATTTCAGCATCGGATTCATGTCATCTGTTGCTGATAGCTGA